In one Hypanus sabinus isolate sHypSab1 chromosome 11, sHypSab1.hap1, whole genome shotgun sequence genomic region, the following are encoded:
- the ro60 gene encoding 60 kDa SS-A/Ro ribonucleoprotein isoform X4 — protein sequence MPIIVILKNLGKMTTDSILKPGSEEVTMLCERLNDETVLKKARIHPFHILVALETYKTGKANRGKLKWIPNSDILLALNQAFYKSFKNIEPTGKHFVLALDVSSSMCSQVLGCRALCAYSVAAVMSMVVTQTESNSTIVAFSNEIVPIHITSEMALDKVLAVMRAVPFGSTDCALPMLWAIKTQTVADVFIIFTDNETSYGNIHPVEALREYRKKMGIPAKLVVCGLGSNGFAIADPDDRGMMDVCGFDTGALDVIRNFALDLI from the exons ATGCCTATTATTGTAATTCTTAAAAATTTGGGGAAGATGACGACAGATTCCATTCTTAAGCCTGGAAGTGAAGAAGTTACTATGTTGTGTGAAAGGTTGAACGATGAGACTGTGTTAAAGAAG GCTCGAATTCATCCATTTCACATTTTGGTGGCTCTTGAAACATACAAAACAGGAAAAGCAAACCGGGGAAAATTAAAGTGGATCCCCAATTCAGATATTTTGCTGGCACTAAATCAGGCATTTTATAAATCTTTTAAG AATATCGAGCCAACAGGGAAGCACTTTGTATTGGCTTTGGATGTAAGCTCTTCAATGTGTAGCCAGGTTCTAGGATGCAGAGCTCTTTGTGCCTACAGTGTTGCAGCAGTTATGTCAATG GTTGTTACACAAACAGAATCCAACTCTACAATTGTTGCTTTTTCCAATGAAATTGTTCCAATACACATCACTTCAGAAATGGCACTGGATAAAGTATTAGCTGTGATGCGTGCg GTTCCATTTGGTTCCACTGACTGTGCACTTCCGATGTTATGGGCTATTAAGACACAAACAGTTGCAGATGTGTTCATTATCTTTACTGATAATGAAACCTCTTACGGAAACATTCATCCTGTAGAAGCTTTGAGAGAATACAGAAAg aaAATGGGCATTCCTGCCAAATTGGTGGTTTGTGGACTGGGTTCTAACGGTTTCGCCATTGCTGACCCAGATGACAGAGGCATGATGGATGTCTGTGGTTTTGACACTGGGGCTCTGGATGTCATTCGTAACTTTGCATTAGATTTGATTTAA
- the glrx2 gene encoding glutaredoxin 2: protein MGGLFSGSQSCQANTDATAFQIIYDAITTNQVVIFSKTTCPYCDIVKNIFTELGIPYRAIELDLRRDGVHLQRILIEMTGIKTVPKVFINGTCIGGGADTILLHSKGRLLDLVNQHNSNSVIEGVCILL from the exons ATGGGAGGCCTGTTTTCCGGATCACAATCATGCCAGGCGAATACCGACGCCACTGCCTTCCAGATAATTTAT gatgcAATTACAACAAATCAAGTTGTGATCTTTTCCAAAACAACATGCCCTTACTGTGATATTGTAAAGAACATATTTACAGAACTGGGCATTCCTTACAGAGCAATTGAATTAGATCTCCGGCGTGATGGAGTGCATCTCCAGCGTATTCTTATAGAAATGACAGGCATAAAAACA GTCCCAAAAGTGTTTATAAATGGAACATGCATTGGTGGTGGGGCAGACACGATTTTACTCCATTCCAAAGGTAGACTGTTGGACCTGGTAAATCAGCATAATTCTAATTCTGTCATAGAAGGAGTCTGCATTCTTCTTTGA
- the ro60 gene encoding 60 kDa SS-A/Ro ribonucleoprotein isoform X3 has translation MEQCFTDGLKTIGGPSESELHQVEPSTGQQLQNSEDLTLVTKYVMKGWKEVEEAYKDKENSDGIQRLLKYFEALERVKMTQDEQEVAHLIEEYRLVREHLQSNHLKSREVWKALLKDMPIIVILKNLGKMTTDSILKPGSEEVTMLCERLNDETVLKKARIHPFHILVALETYKTGKANRGKLKWIPNSDILLALNQAFYKSFKNIEPTGKHFVLALDVSSSMCSQVLGCRALCAYSVAAVMSMVVTQTESNSTIVAFSNEIVPIHITSEMALDKVLAVMRAVPFGSTDCALPMLWAIKTQTVADVFIIFTDNETSYGNIHPVEALREYRKKMGIPAKLVVCGLGSNGFAIADPDDRGMMDVCGFDTGALDVIRNFALDLI, from the exons ATCTCACTCTGGTCACAAAGTATGTTATGAAGGGTTGGAAAGAAGTTGAAGAAGCGTACAAGGATAAGGAAAACTCAGATGGAATTCAGCGATTGTTGAAGTACTttgaagctttagaaagggtaaaGATGACCCAAGATGAACAGGAGGTTGCTCATCTTATTGAAGAGTACAGATTGGTCAGAGAGCACCTACAGTCTAATCACCTGAAGTCACGGGAG GTGTGGAAGGCATTACTGAAGGATATGCCTATTATTGTAATTCTTAAAAATTTGGGGAAGATGACGACAGATTCCATTCTTAAGCCTGGAAGTGAAGAAGTTACTATGTTGTGTGAAAGGTTGAACGATGAGACTGTGTTAAAGAAG GCTCGAATTCATCCATTTCACATTTTGGTGGCTCTTGAAACATACAAAACAGGAAAAGCAAACCGGGGAAAATTAAAGTGGATCCCCAATTCAGATATTTTGCTGGCACTAAATCAGGCATTTTATAAATCTTTTAAG AATATCGAGCCAACAGGGAAGCACTTTGTATTGGCTTTGGATGTAAGCTCTTCAATGTGTAGCCAGGTTCTAGGATGCAGAGCTCTTTGTGCCTACAGTGTTGCAGCAGTTATGTCAATG GTTGTTACACAAACAGAATCCAACTCTACAATTGTTGCTTTTTCCAATGAAATTGTTCCAATACACATCACTTCAGAAATGGCACTGGATAAAGTATTAGCTGTGATGCGTGCg GTTCCATTTGGTTCCACTGACTGTGCACTTCCGATGTTATGGGCTATTAAGACACAAACAGTTGCAGATGTGTTCATTATCTTTACTGATAATGAAACCTCTTACGGAAACATTCATCCTGTAGAAGCTTTGAGAGAATACAGAAAg aaAATGGGCATTCCTGCCAAATTGGTGGTTTGTGGACTGGGTTCTAACGGTTTCGCCATTGCTGACCCAGATGACAGAGGCATGATGGATGTCTGTGGTTTTGACACTGGGGCTCTGGATGTCATTCGTAACTTTGCATTAGATTTGATTTAA